The proteins below are encoded in one region of Mycoplasmopsis mustelae:
- a CDS encoding DnaJ C-terminal domain-containing protein: protein MSNKRDYYEVLGVSKNASEKEIKTAYRSLAKKYHPDKLKDGTSDKKMQELNEAYEVLSDSKKRSIYDQYGHEATNGQNPGGFGGFSGFSNFAGGFGDIFENIFQGFRGGSKTNENHPRKGADTKFVQEITFMQSLKGDTLKEKLYKYDTCLHCGGSGAESNADIKVCSSCGGSGYRHKVINSIFGRMQQQAVCDSCHGNGKQILKKCTLCKGNKYEKNLKTVNIPISAGIEDGTILKLKGYGQPGVNGGPAGDMYIQIEIQPHKYFERKGNDLYLNYPVSVFDVMLEKEVNVPSPYGEIKIKLKKDYRSGQVLRIPKKGIESKYGKGDLKLTLNFIIPDLSKKEQKVVLNSLQEITDTTNEDFLKQVNRTI from the coding sequence ATGAGCAACAAAAGAGATTATTACGAAGTGTTAGGTGTTTCAAAAAACGCTAGCGAAAAAGAAATTAAAACAGCTTACCGAAGTTTGGCTAAAAAATATCACCCGGATAAATTGAAAGATGGTACTAGTGATAAAAAAATGCAAGAATTAAATGAAGCATACGAAGTTTTATCTGATTCTAAAAAAAGAAGTATTTATGATCAATATGGACACGAAGCAACAAACGGACAAAATCCTGGTGGATTTGGTGGTTTTAGTGGATTTTCTAACTTTGCAGGTGGCTTTGGAGATATTTTTGAAAATATTTTTCAAGGTTTCAGAGGTGGTTCAAAAACTAATGAAAATCATCCAAGAAAAGGAGCGGATACTAAATTTGTTCAAGAAATTACTTTCATGCAATCTTTAAAAGGTGATACCCTCAAAGAAAAATTATATAAATATGACACCTGTTTACATTGCGGCGGAAGTGGTGCAGAAAGCAATGCTGATATTAAAGTATGTAGTAGTTGCGGCGGAAGTGGTTATAGACATAAAGTTATCAATAGTATTTTTGGAAGAATGCAACAACAAGCGGTTTGTGATAGCTGTCACGGAAACGGAAAACAGATTTTAAAGAAATGTACTTTATGTAAAGGAAATAAGTATGAAAAGAATTTAAAAACTGTTAATATTCCAATTTCAGCCGGAATTGAAGATGGAACTATTTTAAAATTAAAAGGTTATGGACAACCTGGTGTTAACGGTGGTCCTGCTGGTGATATGTATATTCAAATTGAAATTCAACCACATAAATATTTTGAACGCAAAGGAAATGATTTGTATCTAAATTACCCGGTTTCGGTTTTTGATGTAATGTTAGAAAAAGAGGTGAATGTTCCGAGTCCGTATGGTGAGATTAAAATTAAACTTAAAAAAGACTATCGATCTGGTCAAGTGCTAAGAATACCAAAAAAAGGAATTGAAAGCAAATACGGTAAAGGTGATTTAAAACTTACTTTAAACTTTATTATCCCGGAT